From the Deinococcus aquaticus genome, one window contains:
- a CDS encoding MerR family transcriptional regulator: MRIGELANLTGSSVRALRHYDRMGVLSSARQDNGYRTFTPEDVGRVRLIRMFLSVGFTLDEIRQYAPCWQGDLKPGDPVPGVAAADFYRRKLAEIDGQLRDLHVIRDRLTAQLSDLERSGTTCAAPLPEDPHEPDPRP; this comes from the coding sequence ATGCGAATCGGCGAACTCGCAAACCTCACCGGCAGCAGCGTCCGCGCCCTGCGGCACTACGACCGGATGGGTGTCCTCAGCAGCGCCCGCCAGGACAACGGCTACCGCACCTTCACGCCGGAAGACGTGGGCCGCGTGCGCCTGATCCGCATGTTCCTGTCGGTCGGCTTCACCCTCGACGAGATCCGCCAGTACGCCCCGTGCTGGCAGGGCGACCTGAAGCCCGGCGATCCCGTTCCGGGTGTCGCGGCCGCCGACTTTTACCGCCGCAAACTCGCGGAGATCGACGGGCAGCTGCGCGACCTGCACGTCATCCGCGACCGCCTGACCGCGCAGCTGAGTGACCTCGAACGCTCCGGCACGACCTGCGCCGCCCCACTCCCGGAGGATCCACATGAACCTGACCCTCGTCCGTAA
- a CDS encoding MBL fold metallo-hydrolase: MNLTLVRNATLRLNIAGQTVLIDPMLGGRHTLPSFAGIEANPTVPLPMTPDAVLDGMTLLVVSHLHPDHLDPAAIAALPKDLPLLCQPGDEATLQGHGFQNVTPLQGTVSVAGLTFTRTDGEHGSGEILTQMGAAMGFVLRAPGEPTLYWAGDTVLIPAVRDTIAREQPAVIVTHSGGAALGGTLLIMDAAQTVDVLRAAPDATVVAVHLESLDHCFTSRNALREAAQEAGVAARLLVPQDGETLTLN; this comes from the coding sequence ATGAACCTGACCCTCGTCCGTAACGCCACCCTGCGCCTGAACATTGCCGGGCAGACGGTCCTGATCGACCCGATGCTCGGCGGGCGGCACACCCTGCCGTCGTTCGCGGGCATCGAGGCCAATCCCACCGTGCCCCTGCCCATGACGCCCGACGCGGTGCTGGACGGCATGACCCTGCTGGTCGTGTCGCACCTCCACCCGGATCACCTGGACCCGGCGGCCATCGCGGCCCTCCCGAAGGACCTGCCGCTGCTGTGCCAGCCGGGCGACGAGGCCACCCTGCAAGGGCACGGCTTCCAGAACGTCACGCCGCTTCAAGGCACGGTCAGCGTGGCTGGCCTGACCTTCACCCGCACGGACGGCGAGCACGGCAGCGGCGAGATCCTCACGCAGATGGGGGCCGCGATGGGCTTCGTCCTGCGCGCCCCCGGCGAACCCACCCTGTACTGGGCGGGCGACACCGTCCTGATCCCGGCCGTTCGGGACACCATCGCGCGGGAGCAGCCGGCCGTGATCGTCACCCACTCGGGCGGCGCGGCGCTGGGCGGCACGCTGCTGATCATGGACGCCGCGCAGACGGTGGACGTGCTGCGCGCCGCCCCAGACGCGACGGTCGTGGCCGTGCACCTGGAAAGCCTCGACCACTGCTTCACTTCCCGCAACGCCCTCCGGGAAGCGGCGCAGGAGGCCGGAGTCGCGGCGCGCCTGCTCGTCCCGCAGGACGGGGAGACCCTGACCCTGAACTGA
- a CDS encoding SDR family NAD(P)-dependent oxidoreductase, translating into MRIPKRLLLTAAVGAVAARRAFRAPYDLTGRAALITGGSRGLGLALARELLDRGARVTLMARSAGDLERAQASLNAGERVQVVAGDVTVTADIERAVEQTVRAHGRLDVLVNNAGLIQVGPLADMTEEDFREILEVNALAPLRLTLAARPHLRGGGRVLIVSSVGGRVAVPHLAPYSVSKFASAGLGQALRTELAREGITVTTVLPGLMRTGSPMNASVKGRHAQEYAWFATADSLPVVSLDAREAARRIVDALVRGDAETMVGGPAWLLRVAQALAPQLTADLMGLTNRLLPAPAGSTVTRVGREVEGTVTQRNPIKRAAEVEFNQLGAHREGTPGDLK; encoded by the coding sequence ATGAGAATCCCGAAACGACTGCTGCTGACCGCTGCCGTGGGGGCTGTCGCCGCCCGCCGCGCCTTCCGTGCGCCGTACGACCTGACGGGCCGCGCGGCGCTGATCACCGGCGGGTCGCGCGGGCTGGGGCTGGCCCTGGCCCGCGAACTACTGGACCGGGGGGCGCGCGTGACCCTGATGGCCCGCTCGGCCGGGGACCTGGAGCGCGCGCAGGCCAGTCTGAACGCGGGCGAGCGGGTGCAGGTGGTGGCGGGTGACGTGACCGTCACGGCCGACATCGAGCGGGCCGTCGAGCAGACCGTGCGGGCGCACGGGCGGCTGGACGTGCTGGTGAACAACGCGGGGCTGATTCAGGTGGGTCCCCTGGCGGACATGACCGAGGAGGACTTCCGGGAGATTCTGGAAGTGAACGCCCTGGCGCCGCTGCGCCTGACGCTCGCCGCGCGTCCGCACCTGCGGGGCGGGGGGCGCGTGCTGATCGTGTCGTCGGTGGGTGGGAGGGTGGCGGTGCCGCACCTGGCGCCGTACTCGGTGAGCAAGTTCGCTTCGGCGGGGCTGGGGCAGGCGCTGCGGACGGAACTGGCGCGGGAGGGCATCACGGTCACGACGGTCCTGCCGGGCCTGATGCGGACCGGGAGTCCCATGAACGCCAGCGTGAAGGGCCGCCACGCGCAGGAGTACGCGTGGTTCGCCACGGCGGACAGTCTGCCGGTGGTGTCGCTGGACGCGCGGGAGGCGGCGCGGCGCATCGTGGATGCCCTGGTGCGCGGGGACGCGGAGACCATGGTGGGCGGCCCGGCGTGGCTGCTGCGGGTAGCGCAGGCGCTGGCACCGCAGCTCACGGCGGACCTGATGGGCCTGACCAATCGCCTACTGCCCGCCCCGGCCGGTTCCACTGTTACGCGGGTGGGACGTGAGGTGGAGGGCACGGTCACTCAGCGGAATCCCATCAAGCGCGCGGCCGAGGTGGAGTTCAACCAGCTCGGAGCGCACCGGGAAGGGACGCCGGGCGACCTGAAGTGA
- a CDS encoding SRPBCC family protein codes for MSADRPTTNPTDPAALPDAAPEADLTETGTAHLPTLERSVMGSVGVALMGAGLRSARPFQKLVLGGVGAGLTAMAATGRNPIAAALKIRQTGQGEVLVRDAVTVGKPADVLYGVWRDLAGLPRLMTHLQSVEVLDDTRSRWTVRAPTGTVSWDAQITADEPGRRLAWASLPGAAIENHGEVVFREAPGDRGTEVVVRLAYRPPGGTVGAVAARLFGEEPAQQLRDDLMRFKREQELGFAPTTEGQSSGRAAHGGQA; via the coding sequence ATGAGCGCAGACCGACCCACCACGAACCCGACCGACCCGGCCGCCCTGCCGGATGCGGCGCCGGAGGCCGACCTGACAGAGACCGGCACTGCGCACCTGCCCACGCTGGAGCGCTCCGTGATGGGCAGCGTCGGCGTGGCGCTGATGGGCGCCGGCCTGCGCAGCGCCCGCCCCTTCCAGAAACTCGTGCTGGGGGGCGTGGGGGCCGGCCTGACCGCGATGGCCGCCACCGGCCGTAACCCCATCGCGGCCGCCCTGAAGATCCGGCAGACCGGGCAGGGCGAGGTGCTCGTGCGTGACGCCGTCACGGTCGGGAAGCCCGCAGACGTCCTGTACGGCGTGTGGCGGGACCTGGCGGGCCTGCCGCGCCTGATGACGCACCTGCAATCGGTCGAGGTGCTGGACGACACGCGGTCCCGCTGGACGGTCAGGGCGCCCACCGGCACGGTCAGCTGGGACGCGCAGATCACGGCGGACGAACCGGGCCGCCGCCTCGCGTGGGCGTCCCTGCCGGGCGCGGCCATCGAGAACCACGGCGAGGTCGTGTTCCGCGAGGCGCCTGGTGACCGGGGCACGGAAGTCGTGGTGCGCCTCGCCTACCGCCCGCCGGGTGGAACGGTCGGCGCGGTCGCCGCGCGCCTGTTCGGGGAGGAACCCGCGCAGCAACTGCGCGACGACCTGATGCGCTTCAAACGGGAGCAGGAACTGGGCTTCGCGCCCACTACAGAGGGCCAGAGCAGCGGCCGCGCCGCCCACGGGGGTCAGGCGTGA
- a CDS encoding zinc-dependent alcohol dehydrogenase, with the protein MKAIVWQGTNSVGVETVPDPTLLLPTDAIVRVTSTAICGSDLHLLDGVIPSMEKGDILGHEFMGEVVEVGRDVRKLKVGDRVVVPFNIACGACDPCRRGLFSACDNSNPNHRMAEALYGGVSGGGLFGYSHMYGGYAGGQAQYVRVPFADVGPYRIESDLRDEQVLFLTDIFPTGYQAAENCGIVPGRDVVAVFGAGPVGQFAARSAQMLGAANVIVIDRVPERLAMAAAAGCQVINYEQEDVLIALREATGGRGPDHVIDAVGMEAHGHGPGALVDTAKQRLKLSFDRITALRWALLSCAKGGTVSLPGVYGGLIDKVPMGAAFAKGLTFKMGQTHTHRHIGPLLSRIEAGEIDPSFVITHRASLDQAPDLYRTFRDKHDGCVKVVLNPWA; encoded by the coding sequence GTGAAGGCCATCGTCTGGCAGGGCACGAACAGCGTCGGCGTGGAAACCGTGCCGGACCCCACGCTGCTGCTGCCCACGGACGCCATCGTGCGGGTCACGTCCACCGCGATCTGCGGGTCGGACCTGCACCTGCTCGACGGCGTGATCCCCAGCATGGAGAAGGGCGACATCCTCGGGCACGAGTTCATGGGGGAGGTCGTGGAAGTCGGGCGGGACGTCCGCAAGTTGAAGGTCGGCGACCGGGTGGTCGTGCCGTTCAACATCGCCTGCGGCGCGTGCGATCCGTGCCGGCGGGGCCTGTTCAGCGCGTGCGACAACTCCAACCCGAACCACCGCATGGCCGAGGCCCTGTACGGCGGGGTCAGTGGCGGCGGCCTGTTCGGGTACTCGCACATGTACGGCGGGTACGCGGGCGGGCAGGCGCAGTACGTGCGCGTTCCCTTCGCGGACGTCGGGCCCTACAGGATCGAGTCGGACCTGCGCGACGAGCAGGTGCTGTTCCTCACGGACATCTTCCCCACCGGGTACCAGGCGGCCGAGAACTGCGGCATCGTTCCCGGCCGGGACGTGGTCGCCGTGTTCGGCGCGGGCCCCGTCGGGCAGTTCGCGGCGCGCAGCGCGCAGATGCTGGGCGCCGCGAACGTCATCGTGATCGACCGGGTTCCCGAACGGCTCGCCATGGCCGCCGCGGCCGGGTGTCAGGTCATCAACTACGAGCAGGAGGACGTGCTGATCGCGCTGCGCGAAGCGACCGGCGGGCGCGGCCCGGACCACGTGATCGACGCCGTCGGCATGGAAGCCCACGGACACGGCCCCGGCGCGCTGGTCGACACGGCCAAGCAGCGCCTGAAACTCAGCTTCGACCGCATCACCGCTCTGCGCTGGGCCCTGCTCAGCTGCGCCAAGGGCGGCACGGTCAGCCTGCCCGGCGTGTACGGCGGCCTGATCGACAAGGTCCCCATGGGCGCCGCGTTCGCCAAGGGCCTGACCTTCAAGATGGGGCAGACGCACACGCACCGCCACATCGGGCCGCTGCTCTCCCGCATCGAAGCAGGTGAAATCGACCCGAGCTTCGTGATCACGCACCGCGCCTCACTGGACCAGGCCCCGGACCTGTACAGGACCTTCCGCGACAAACACGACGGCTGCGTTAAGGTCGTCCTCAACCCCTGGGCGTAA